The Streptomyces sp. NBC_00459 DNA segment TGCCGATCGCGGCCTATCCGCATCTGTCGGCCGAACGCGGCACCGTCACACGGTTGACCGGAGTCGCCTTCGGCACGGGCTACGACCGCGCGATATCGCGGGGAACGACCGTGCTCGACTCAGCCGCCGCCGGGGCGGGGCTGGCCGCGCTGCGCGACCAGCCCGGAATCAGCGAACTGGACGCGGCCGAGGCCGTGCAGCGGGCGTGGTTCGTCGACGGCCGCAGCCTGTCCGACGCTGAGGTCTACCGGGACATAGCCGGTGAGCTCGGCCTGGACGCGGACGCCGTGACCGCCGCGTACAGCTCCCCGTCCGGCCGGGTGAAGGCCCGCGCCGACTTCCGCGCGCTGCGCCGACTGCGTGTCCTCTCCTACCCGACGCTGCTGCTGGACACCCCGCACGGTGCCGACCGGATGGGCGACGCGGGCTCCACCGCCGCCTCCCTGACCTCAGCGCTCGACCAGCGGCTGACCACGTTCCTTCCACTGACCACGCCCCTTCCGCAAGCCCTCACGCACAACCTGCCCTCGCAAGGAGAACCGTCATGAGCAGCGCCAAGAACGCCAAGAACACGGTCCTGACCGCCGCCGGCGAACTGTTCGGCCAGCAGGACCCGAGCGCGGTGGACCGCTGGGTCGCCGCCGACTACACCCAGCACAGCACCCTGGCCGCCGACGGCCCCGATGCCCTGCGCCGGCTGGTCGCCGGCCTGCCGAAGGGCTTCCGCTACGAGGGCGCCCGGGTGATCGCCGACGGCGACCTCGTCGCCCTGCACGGCACGTACCACGGCTTCGGCCCCGACCCGCTGATCGCCTTCGACGTCTTCCGCGTCGACGCCGACGGCAAGCTCGCCGAGCACTGGGACGCCCTGACCCCGCAGGTCGAGGACACCGCCTCCGGGCGCTCGCAGACCGACGGCCCCACCGAGGTCACCGCGCCCGAGGAGACCGAGGCCAACCGGGCCCTGGTCGCCGAGTTCGCGCAGAAGGTCCTGGTCGGCGCCGACTACTCGGTGCTCACCGACTACATCTCCACCGAGACGTACCACCAGCACAACCCGGAGGCCGCCGACGGCCTCGACGGCTTCGGTGCCGCCGCCGCGAAGTGGGGCGAGCAGGGCAAGAACCTCGTCTACAAGACCATCCACCGGGTCATCGCCGAGGGCGAGTTCGTCCTGCTCCAGTCCGAGGGCGAGTTCGGCGTCCCCGTCGCCTACTACGACCTCTTCCGCGTCCAGGGCGGCAGGATCGTCGAGCACTGGGACGTCATCTCCCCGATCCCGGCCGATCTGCCCCACGGCAACGGCCTGTTCTAGAGCCACCCGACGCCGG contains these protein-coding regions:
- a CDS encoding DsbA family protein, producing the protein MPSAERASLTYAFDAYCAWCYGFGPTLRSFAEDNAHRIRLGVLSAGLYTGARTLPIAAYPHLSAERGTVTRLTGVAFGTGYDRAISRGTTVLDSAAAGAGLAALRDQPGISELDAAEAVQRAWFVDGRSLSDAEVYRDIAGELGLDADAVTAAYSSPSGRVKARADFRALRRLRVLSYPTLLLDTPHGADRMGDAGSTAASLTSALDQRLTTFLPLTTPLPQALTHNLPSQGEPS
- a CDS encoding nuclear transport factor 2 family protein, whose translation is MSSAKNAKNTVLTAAGELFGQQDPSAVDRWVAADYTQHSTLAADGPDALRRLVAGLPKGFRYEGARVIADGDLVALHGTYHGFGPDPLIAFDVFRVDADGKLAEHWDALTPQVEDTASGRSQTDGPTEVTAPEETEANRALVAEFAQKVLVGADYSVLTDYISTETYHQHNPEAADGLDGFGAAAAKWGEQGKNLVYKTIHRVIAEGEFVLLQSEGEFGVPVAYYDLFRVQGGRIVEHWDVISPIPADLPHGNGLF